The following is a genomic window from Chryseobacterium ginsenosidimutans.
TACTCCTTTTCCCATTTCAATAGTTTAGAGTTTGTTTAGTTGCATCCCCTGAAGTGTCATACACCATCTCTTTCTTCTGCATACTTTCAGAATTTATAAGCGGGTTGATCTGCTGCTGCACATCCCGATTTGCATTTTTAAAATTCTGCTGACTTGCTTCAGCTCTTTGACCATGATCAATAATTTCAATACATGGAGTTCCGGCAATTGCACAAATGGCTTTGCTGTCTTCTAAGATGATATATCCGCTATTGCTCAGCTGCACTTTTTCATAAAAATTCTGCCATTCGGTAACCATGACTTTACAGGGTGGCGGTGGACCTCCCATCTTTGTACAGTTTCCGAAAGTATTTTTTTCAAATGTTGCAGCACCGATTTCTTTGGTGGT
Proteins encoded in this region:
- a CDS encoding DUF4280 domain-containing protein, which gives rise to MAEKHIVVQGAMCKCQFGQLPDKLKVISHQKEYANDKSASKKLIVTTKEIGAATFEKNTFGNCTKMGGPPPPCKVMVTEWQNFYEKVQLSNSGYIILEDSKAICAIAGTPCIEIIDHGQRAEASQQNFKNANRDVQQQINPLINSESMQKKEMVYDTSGDATKQTLNY